The stretch of DNA AAAGTAATGATTAagatgcaaataattaactttacttaataaaactatttttatcaaacttttgaaaatactttttaattttactttagatagttaattacttttctttaaatttctaaactcaACATATTTCAGTCACAAAACTTGTCATACCAACTATCTTTTCGCCCCCTAATTAATTCTTAGTCACAACAATAGTtatcaatcacctcaatacatCACAAATTAATAGCACAAGTAAGGAATTCAATTCAACACACAAATAAGTCGCAATAAGACATACAACACAATCACAAAGAAGTAATACCACCAAACGCAACCAAATGCATATGCACAAACATTATGATGCATGCATGTTCCTAACGCAGGCTATGAGCTCATGCGTCGGTTGTCTACCCGCAACCCAACTTTACTCGGGGCGAATCCCGAATATGGTTTTTTTACTATGTCAGTTAGACACCTTGGCATCACGGTTACCGGTGTCAATTAAGTCTCATCATAATAATATCTTAATGTGTATCACAGTAAGAAACAGTGCTATTAGTTAGGCGAACATTCCCGCATTAGCAATCTCAGGCTATCAATTAGGCGGCTCCTTTCGCATTAGCAATTTGGCGTAAGGCCATTCACATttcattctctttcttttccttatACCTCCACATCACCAATTACATACTCATATATACCTCCGCATCACCGTATTATTAAATGTACCTTCGCATCACCGCTTAACTATACATACCTCCACATCACCTTATCATTATTAACACCTCCGCATCACCATACATTCATTCACCTATAATAACCTCAAAACGTTTAATAAAAgttcattttcttaataaaccAAACTCAACTCATCACttaaaacaataatattttttcaataggATAAACTTAGAACATAATATTTTCCTTGaaaaactgaaaacaaaatagaataaatcttAAATCAAGTTTTCCTTTGAATAATGCTTTAAGTAAAGCCTCGAAGTGTTATAAAAATTTCTGCAGCATTTCTTCCAAAATTCGGGTTTTGCCACTTTTCAAGGGTCCTTTCTAAACCATTTTCAACTCTCAAAAAAACTATTGATAAATCCAACAAACCATAtccaatattaaaatatttacaattcTAAAAGCTAACTAGATTCagtatcaaattattttcaactcTCCATTTATTACCAATAAGTCAAACCAACGCTTTCTCCAACTCTTTCCAACAGTTTTAAACCAAAGTCATTCCCtactttcaaaaatataaatcaaaccTTTTAATATTAAACCATTCTTTTGATTTGTGTAAATATGTAAATCTATTCTTTTctcaacttaaaaatatttttcaaaataagctTATAAGTCAgtttttcaaatcaaaatcacctttttgtttcttttctttgatgttTTTAAAAGTAAAGTTGATGCAAATCTTTTGTATCTTATATCAAtttccaaaaacaaaaatttttataaatggGGTGGGATGTAAGTCCCcagattttagaaataaataattaattcagttttattaaatataattagattTGCATTAACTTCACTTTTAAAaacatcaaagaaaagaaacaaaaaggtttggcactttttttttcaaatgtgAAAGAAATCATATCTCATGAATGACAAAATAATGAGATATGGTCGAGAGTTATTCAAAACATATCTCAAGAAAGAAATTCGAAACAAAGAATTTTACTGCAAGCAGTCAAGGAAGAGATGACTTCAAACTATATTAGCACGAATAAAGATTATACGTTCCCCTAAAACTTCTAACGTTTCCAAACCCTGAGATTAGCATTACCTTACTTCTATTTCGTTCATGACAACTCTTTAGTGTCCCCATATACATAAATCATTAGTATTAACTTGGCCAGACTTAATACCATGAGGAATGTTATGGTAAACTAACAGCGTTAATCAATAGATAGTGAAATGCATAAAGTTCTAATTCTCATTATTCGGACAAGACCTAAAACATAacagacactcagagtatgcagtgaagcataatcagtccattTCCAAGACTCTAACAGGAACGAACTACTCTGATATCATAATGTAACACTCAAACTTCCAgtacgtcatgatcgtaccaaaagtaaggcTTTACTAACTCGTTTTCcttattaactatttaatattgagtaTTTAGTTCGATGTCGCGTTTCAATTTTATAGAAAGTAGCtggaaattttgtttttattaactaaaatcatatataaaaaatcatCGAGTAATAGTAATCACATAATcattactaataataaatttcatacaaataaattcaatataaaactcGAATACATTACCTATCCttttggataaaaataaaactatatataaatataaataattcattatttattttctaaaatctGAGGTCTTACATTAGAAAACTAGGGtcttacaaaatattatattaaaaaaattagattaaaaaaattgaattcacGACTAAATGATGgcaaaagataataaattttggtaattttataatattttttagagtaAATTTCACTCCTTTTCCGTAAGAGATGCTAAAATGACACTTTCCTCCCCTCTATTTGTAAAATATACATTTCCCTcccttataacttttaaaaaagggttaagtacgattttggttctTAAGGTAGGATCTACAAAATTTTTTCATCCCCAACCTTGTTTTGCTTATAAAATCATCCCtaaaatttaacttaatttaaaaatagtcatttttaccaattttttaatttttattctaaaaataatcctaactaaaagaagaaaaaaaaaaatgggtTAAGGGGAAAGGGAGAAGTATCAGAGAGAGGGGGGGTGTTTGGTTTGGGGAAGAAAAGGGGGAAGGAAAAGGGGGAAGGGCCACCGCTGCTATTCTTTGCCGCTGCTGCTCCTCGTCGCCACCGCTCCTATTCCTCGTCGTTCGTCGTTTCTACTCTTCCTCCTTGCCCTCGTCCTCGTCCTCGTCTCGCCGCACCTCAACCTCGCAGCGCCGCGACTTGTGCCCTAGCCTCGCTGCAACTCGCCGTAGCCTTGCCGCAACTCTCACTCCCCTCGCCGCGACGCGTCTGGCCCGCGTCCTCGTATTTGTCGTCGTCAAagaggtggtggtggtagtcGTGTGCAAAATCTGCAACAAGAGTTTCTAGAAGGATTTTTGGTAATTATatttatagattttttatttttgtaattgaagATGAATTAaggaattttttattattgtaattgCATATGAGTTTTGTTAATGAAAGAGGAAGAATTTTAGTTTTGacttttgttaatggttttgagttttgaagacgatgatgattttcttgtttcttttagtTCTGAGTTTTGAGTTCTGCATCTGGGTTCTTATTTTTCTGGGTTCTTGACGATGATAATGATTTTCTGATGTTTCTTCTTATGATTCCGTTAtccattgttattgttgttcttcTGCTTCTAgttgcttttgttgttgttgttcttcttctgatTTCAttatccattgttgttgttattgtgcTTTTGGTCATTGTTGTTTTATTGGTGTTGCTTCTACTTCTGCTTCAACTTCTAGTTCAACTTCAGCTTCTAGTTCTGCTTCTGTTGATTTTGGGaaagaatggaagggtattttcGTCCGaatgatgattttaaaattaagttaagcTTTAGGGACGATTTTGTAAACAAAAAAGGTTGgggacgaaaaaaattttcaacctcTACATTAGGGATCAAAAGCGTACTTAACTCTTTAAAAAacctctttttaatttattttaaattttttgtgtttactaatgttaactttatctaCTTTTCacgaaaaataaattattttttacaaaaataccctttagcaaaaatattatttttttcgttattaaatttttcttaCTAAAATACTCTTTAATAAATNNNNNNNNNNNNNNNNNNNNNNNNNNNNNNNNNNNNNNNNNNNNNNNNNNNNNNNNNNNNNNNNNNNNNNNNNNNNNNNNNNNNNNNNNNNNNNNNNNNNNNNNNNNNNNNNNNNNNNNNNNNNNNNNNNNNNNNNNNNNNNNNNNNNNNNNNNNNNNNNNNNNNNNNNNNNNNNNNNNNNNNNNNNNNNNNNNNNNNNNNNNNNNNNNNNNNNNNNNNNNNNNNNNNNNNNNNNNNNNNNNNNNNNNNNNNNNNNNNNNNNNNNNNNNNNNNNNNNNNNNNNNNNNNNNNNNNNNNNNNNNNNNNNNNNNNNNNNNNNNNNNNNNNNNNNNNNNNNNNNNNNNNNNNNNNNNNNNNNNNNNNNNNNNNNNNNNNNNNNNNNNNNNNNNNNNNNNNNNNNNNNNNNNNNNNNNNNNNNNNNNNNNNNNNNNNNNNNNNNNNNNNNNNNNNNNNNNNNNNNNNNNNNNNNNNNNNNNNNNNNNNNNNNNNNNNNNNNNNNNNNNNNNNNNNNNNNNNNNNNNNNNNNNNNNNNNNNNNNNNNNNNNNNNNNNNNNNNNNNNNNNNNNNNNNNNNNNNNNNNNNNNNNNNNNNNNNNNNNNNNNNNNNNNNNNNNNNNNNNNNNNNNNNNNNNNNNNNNNNNNNNNNNNNNNNNNNNNNNNNNNNNNNNNNNNNNNNNNNNNNNNNNNNNNNNNNNNNNNNNNNNNNNNNNNNNNNNNNNNNNNNNNNNNNNNNNNNNNNNNNNNNNNNNNNNNNtatttatattaatatataaataatttaaattttaaaataaataatcatctaaaaaattaaatataattaaactattataaaaaatgtctTTACATCCAAattaaactcaaaaaaaaaaagaaagaataaaaaatttgtcttACAAATAGCCCATTCATATATTGTACTTGTCACTCTCATGGCCACAATTTCAGAATCATCTCCACTTTCTCTGAGTCCGAAGTCGATAGAAAAATTTGTCTTACAAATAGTCAACTCATATATTAAACTTGTCACTTTCACAGCCATACAGAATCCTCTTCATTTTCTCTGAGTCTGAAGCCGATAAAAAGTTAAAGTCGAAGAGATAAATTTCGATAGAGCTATGTTGCGTTTATTTCTACAATTTTTTCTTATAGCTTCATCATAAGTTGTAATTTATAAatcaaaccctaaacaatactatttcaaaatcaactcatATTACAATATGCTATATCAATCCATTTTCTAAAGTCATGCACTCACTAAAAACCCTTTTACATAAAACAAATTCATGATGCAAACCAAATTTACTATTGTAGGCTAAGACATATACTAAGTCAACAAATGCAATTctttcaccttttttttttcaacgaCTACATCATgcaacaaaaaagaaatttaaacttttttttaggaaaaacCGAGTGAGCgagtatgatttttttttatctttggttAGAGTTTTGTGTGATTGTATTAATGTGTTATaggttttataaaaaatatagaaaattaaaggGACAAGTTTAGGAGGGAATTTAGACTCAAACAACGTCATTTGAGGATTGAGAACTTTTTTGTTCCGTTATTTTTCTATACCATATATATGTAGAACACCATAACGACCACATCTAAAAAATAGTATCTACATCAGACTTTTTCATTACGTTTTGCAATAGACGGAAAAATTCAAATGTTtaccttttaaaaaaataagaaatttaaacatatttttttatttttaaaaatttaaatatcggTGGGACAAAATATCAAGAacctatttattttttgttttctaaaattATTGTTTGGTCATTGTTTTGGACAGTAATAACTAATTAAGGAACCATTTTATTGGGGCAACAAAAACTAGGACCCAACCAAATCAAAATTCATAGActtctaaaactattaattttttgggCTAAATTAGAGGGTTCGAAAACTATTgttaataacaccaaatatgcCTATTGACCCATAAGAGGGGCccaaattagaaaaaaatttctaagaTGGAGGTTACTCGAATAAGTTCTCGCAGTCGCAAGTCGCAACATAGAGAGGGAAGATGGTTTNNNNNNNNNNNNNNNNNNNNNNNCACctccctctccctcctctctgtGCCACGTGTCCTCACCTCTCAGCGTCACGTTCCCTCACATCCACCACCGCCGCCACTCTCTACACATCCCTCGCTGTCACGCGCACCTCCCTTCGCGTTCCTCGGTACGCGCGCCTTCTCCACTCACTTCCCCGGCGACAGCCAACGGGACGCTGACTCGCTCCGAGTCGAATCGGAGGTTGACTCAGAGCTACTTAGAGCGATCGGGGATGCCGCCTCCACCGGCGGCGGCGGCGAAGATGACCGCATTTTCCCCGTTCGCACTTTGATTTCGATGCTTGATGCGTACCATGATGTTTCTGGATTTCCATGGTAAGCTTCAAGCTCCATCGATTGGTTCTCGCTGCTATATGGAATCTTTTGGTTTAATTTGGCGActgaattgaatttgaaaaactcACAGGTGGATAATTATAGTTTCATCTACTTTGGCTCTGAGGATTGTTCTGCTTTTTCCTTTGGTTCTAACACTTCACAAGGTTAAAAGAATTGCCGAGTTTTTCCCAAAATGTGAGTATCTTGCGTTTTATTCTAATTTGAAGACATTTCCCTCCATAAGTTTTGAACTCAAATTATTACTGATTACTTTTAAAGATGGTCACTTTGTTAGCAGTTTGTGATTGAACTGATTGCTATCTTGAATGTATTGTTTAATTCTGATTTCTAAGTAATAGTTATTGTTTAATGTTAGTGATGATCTTTCTCAATTACCTTGACAATAGAGTAATGAGTTATATTGATTGTGTTAGTATATGGTATATACACAAAGAACAAGCCTCCTTAATTTggcataatttgatatttatgttCTATATCtactttaattgttattaattattggTTCCTTCACTTCTCAAAGTGCCTCCTCCAATTCCACCACCTTTCTCAGGAAAGAGTTATCGTCGTCAGTTTCAGTTTTTccagaagaagagaaaagaagttGGGTGCCCCTCATACGTGTGGCCACTGTTACCTATTATTACCCAGGTGATATATCTAGCTTGAGAGTTGAAACTCTCCTTTTTCCTTACTCTCCTTATTAAGCAGCCCTTTTTATTGGATACTATTAATTGTTATGCATTGATAATCAAAGAATTTTATAGTACCATTTGATCAGATTATTGTAGTTTGGCTTCACTCAGTAGCTAAAGAaaacaatttttatttgaaaataaagttaataaatGAGTGTCAATTAcggggaaaaagaaaaagagaagtacCAACCTTTCCATGAGCTCTTAGCCAACACATTTCAATCCTTATCAGTTGAATCAACCTTCGATGCGAACTGCTATTTGTTAAGACTGCATGGACAACATGTAGACCACCTGCTTTACCTTGTGGAGAAACTTAACAGTGCATGTGTTCTGCTGAAGACAGATTCAAATAATTGCATAAGCTAGACACAGCGATAGACTTTTGTGCCACTTCCTGTCGACAGAACAgttgtattttggaacatggattTATAGTTGAAGTTGTACAATTTCATTAGATCATTTTAACCTTCTGGAGAAATCGAAATATGTAAGAATAATGTGACATGTTGATAGGGCGGCTCAACAAAAGTTTTATCATGATATTGACATTCTatctttcaatttattttcagcTTCCATGTTTTTTCTTGTGGATGATTAGCATAAGGAAGATGTCACTGGATGGTCACCCTGGTTTCAGTTGTGTAAGGCACTGACTTACTAAAATACTGTTTAATCATTGCATCTGCTTTGTGTAACTTCATATCTTTCAAATTTAATCTTCTAACGGTTCTAGCTCCATGAATGCCTGGATCTTATCATTAAAGTATATCTAACATGATGAGACAGATTTGAATGATAACTGCAAAATATAATGATGTAATCTAAGTTATGGGCTTATAGTTGAAAAATTTACACTGAACATAATATGTATCTTATATTTGGGTTTGGAGGATACATGCACCTTTGACAGAGTCACTCTGTTACTAAATGATTTAAGCTTGTCATATGTTGTGCAGGGTGGTGCTTTGTGGTTCCAGAATTTAACAGAACTCTCTCATGATTATTCAGGCTTCATATTTCCTATTCTGATTGCTAGTCTGCACTACATTAATGTTCAGGTATGGATTCTTGATTCATATTCAATAGGTATTTAACCATAGAATAATATTATGATTGCCTTCTGTTGCTTCACCACTGTCTCCTTGCCTATTGAACTAAAGTTATTCACAAAACATGAAGCAGAACTTTTTCTACTTTcttgttttaaataaataatagatcaCTGGATCCAAAAGCAACAGGTCAAGTCAACAACATGTGATTAATTGAGTTGCACAGTGAAAACAGTAATGTTGTGATTAGGCAAGCTAGCATCTTGAAAACCAAGATATTAAAACCTAAATTATTTTTCCACATgcttatataattaattttcatgcATAAAAAGATAAGTTGTAAATTTAACAACTTTTTGGGGCTAACTTTTGCTTGAACGCTCAAATAATACAAACACAAATGAGCCTTATGAACATGTTTGAGTAGTATGTTTACTATGTGACATAAGTTTGAATTGATTTTTCTTTGGCTCCATAAAGGAATGAATAATGCTAGGCCCTTAGTTGTGCATGGGTATAATGTGCACAGATATTAGATGTTTTTGACCTGCTGGAAGTTATACTAGTAAAAGGATTTGGGTGTATTGTAATTTACCTTAAGGCACTTGTTTTGTGAAGGGCGTGAATAAGTTGGTGGTACAGTGTTTActaatttgtgttttatttatttatcagaTATCCTTCCGAAAACCTGTGGTTGAAGAAGCGAGGGACATCTTTGACTTATTAGCTAAAGTGAGTCGAAGTTGTCTTCTAGTTCTATTGTCTATCAATAATTTTGCAGATTCTGACCAAAAAATCAAGTTGATccttgattttttaattttgcaatTTTATCCTTATTTCATTTGACTAGTGTTTTATGAAATATTGCTTGTTATAGTATATAGGATTTACGATTCATTGAATTCTAAAGTAGTAATATGTCTCCTAAATGAGTTATACATTTGCTACTGCAGTACTACAAGTGGTATTTGGACTTTCTAACACTGCCTATAGCTTTTATTGGCTTCTGTATTCCTCAGGTAATTCTAATCCTTACTTGTTATGTTGTCAACTCTAACTTCTAAGATAACATATTTTCACTTAAATACggtttagcttttttttttttaactggtTGGAAAATTCTATCAACATGCATTATTACCAAACTAATAGATGCTATCCGTGTTATGTTCGGACAATTTATGCTAATAAGGCTATTGATAAAACTTAGGAAAATGTAGGAAAGATCATAATGTGTGTGAAGTTTTAACTGTCAAAATAAAATAtccataatttaaaattatgataaaaGGTTGAAGGCCCATTAATGGCCTACTACATTCAATTTAAGACTCATaagataatttatatattttattaattcaagctctaacaatttaaattttaaaattagaattcacAACAAAACCTAGAACATAATGATTTTGAAACTGATGAATCTACACCAAAAAAAACATTTGAAACAAAAACCACCCCATGTCACTTGTAACATCTGTGGCCAAGCTATGGGAGGGGAAGTGAATACAATTTGATTTCTGTGACAAAATCCtacacaaaagaatcaaaacCAAAAGATGCACTGACCATTAATATTAATTTCATGGCCAAGCTATGGGAGGGGAGtgaataaaatttgatttctgtGATAAAATCCtacacaaaagaatcaaaacCAAAAGATGCACTGACCATTAATATTAATTTCATGGTATACTTATTCCGTCTTTCTGTGCAGGGAAGCCAACTCTATTGGGCCACCAACAGTTCATTAACCCTCATTCAGGTCAGTAATATGTCATCCACATCTTTCAGTTCTTTTGTTTTGGACTActgttttataataataataaattttggctCTACAAATAAATTTTGCAGCACTATGCCCTTAGACATCCTGTTGTCCTTGCAAAATTGGGGTTACAAGACAACAAAAGTCAAAAAGCAGCTATTGAGGAAGGTGGTGATTCTAAAGCTACCAAGGAATTTTTGTCTCCTGGAAACAACCCTATAGATTCACCTGAAAAGTGGCATAAGTTCCCCATAGAGGAAATGTCCCCTGAAGCATTGGTTGCTGTGAGTGATCTAGAACATGTACATTATGCCCTTCAAACTAGATTTGCTATCAAGAATTTGTCACTAATCCATGCTTGATTTGCTTACAGCTTGCAATCCCGTTTATGAACAGTAATGACAAAGAAAGTGCTATCCCTTTACTAAAGTAAGccatccttctattttcttcagTAAGGgaagaaaatttgattttggaaCCACTGCTGCTGATCTTATTTCTAAGGCTTTGTATCTGATTGATGGTGCATTGGATTAGTAACTTCCATTTGCAGACATGCACTTGATAAGGACCCTCAATATGTAAGAGCTTTGGTTTTGATGGGTCGGATTCTGTTGCTGAAACAGAGTAATGATGAAGCTAATGAATACTTTGAGCGTGCAATATCAAAGGTATGTTGTCACGTTTGCACGCATTTTaacaaaaaacaacaacaaagccttatcccactaagtggggtcggctacatgaatcaaacgacgccattgtgctctgtcatgtatNNNNNNNNNNNNNNNNNNNNNNNNNNNNNNNNNNNNNNNNNNNNNNNNNNNNNNNNNNNNNNNNNNNNNNNNNNNNNNNNNNNNNNNNNNNNNNNNNNNNNNNNNNNNNNNNNNNNNNNNNNNNNNNNNNNNNNNNNNNNNNNNNNNNNNNNNNNNNNNNNNNNNNNNNNNNNNNNNNNNNNNNNNNNNNNNNNNNNNNNNNNNNNNNNNNNNNNNNNNNNNNNNNNNNNNNNNNNNNNNagcttctctccataacttcaacttcttatttaggtcttcccttgattctcccataaggacgatatcatcggcaaaaagcatgcaccatggcacaggctcttggatgtgctctgtgagtacttccaagactaatgtgaaaaggtatggacttaaggatgatccctggtgtaatcctataccaatagggaattcctctgtcacactaccttgagtcttcacactagttgtggcctcatcatacatgtctttaattgcccgaatatatgcgatccttactctcttcttttctaaaaccttccataagacctcctttggtaccctatcatacgctttttctaaatcaataaacaccatgtgtagatcccttttattactacgatacctctctatcatccttcttaataggtatatcgcttcagtggtagatctgcctggcataaatccaaattggttctctgttacttgtgtctcttttcttaacctccgttctatcaccctttcccataacttcatagtatgactcataagcttaatCCCTTTATAATttccgcaactttgtatatcccccttattcttatagataggtaccaaggtgctctttctccactcatcaggcatcttctttgaccttaaaatctcattaaaaagcttggttaaccagttgatgccttttcctccaagacccttccaaacctcaatcgggatattatcaggtcctactgctctgccatttttcatctgctttagagcctcttttacctcgaagtctcgaatccttcgatagtagtcaaagttttgatcttcttcccttgtgcataaccGACCAAGGCTCGAAAGAGTCTTCTAtccttcattaaataactcgtagaattagctcttccacctttcattaatcttctcNNNNNNNNNNNNNNNNNNNNNNNNNNNNNNNNNNNNNNNNNNNNNNNNNNNNNNNNNNNNNNNNNNNNNNNNNNNNNNNNNNNNNNNNNNNNNNNNNNNNNNNNNNNNNNNNNNNNNNNNNNNNNNNNNNNNNNNNNNNNNNNNNNNNNNNNNNNNNNNNNNNNNNNNNNNCTCATATactcttgttcttgcttcacttacagccacttttgtctctttcttagccgccttatatttttcccagttatctgcattgcggcataaagaccactctttaaagcattctctttttatctttatcttttcttgtatactcgcattccaccaccaggactccttgtctcttagtcctattcctttagattcaccaaaactttcttttgctgttcttctaataacttctgccatctccctccacatctcttccgcgcttccattcccatcccaccttgcctcttctcctacccgtcttaggaagcttctttgttcctcacctttcatccgccaccacctcgtccttgggttcttcgtatgatgtcttttcttcatcttttgtTTAACCCGAAAATCCATAATGAGCAtcctatgttgtgttgttaaactctctctcgaaataattttacaattaatataaaatttccgGTCGACTctactcaacaagaagaagtcgatttgagagcttgtcatgccactcttataggttataagatgttcatctctctttttaaaacatgtatttgcgatgagaagatcaaaagttgaggaaaagtccaaaatagttttaccctcggcattgatcaccccgaaaccatggcctccgtgaatactcccatatccagtcacttctctcccaacatggccatttaaatctcctcctaagaaaatcttatctcccaaagATATGCCTTGAActaaactctctagatcctcccaaaaccttatcttgtgttgttcgtccgaacccacttgcggtgcataggcgctaatcacatggaaagcacctccctccaccacaagtttgatagagatgatccgatctcccaccctcttgacatcaactacgtccttcttccactgcttatccacaattattccaactccattcctattcttcacctttcctgtataccaaagtttgaaaccagaagaatccaactccctagcctttgcaccaacccatttcgtttcttgtaggcacataatgttaatcttcctccttgtcatggtatccaccacctccatggactttcctgttagagtgcctatgttccatgtcccaaatctcagcCTTTTGTCGCTTTGACCTTTACCTTttcctttgtgaactagcttatttaccctcgtccgttcacgaaaacgcgagaacccttgctcatttaacactacatccgggcaccgatgcagcggctcttgctttgacaccgtactcgagccatacggcgCGTTACTTCCGGGTAACGACCTAactttagcgcaataatgtctttgattcatgtcatggggggttcggctatatttttacgttggttgccgaagacctaacacaaccctccttctttatccgggcttgggaccggctatgtaccgcaagtgtaacataggcggagtttgcacgcattttaatttaaatttatatgacTTATGATGGTGCTAGGTGCCGGGTCTAGTATTTGGGTCATCTAAGAACTGTGATGTATACTG from Arachis duranensis cultivar V14167 chromosome 4, aradu.V14167.gnm2.J7QH, whole genome shotgun sequence encodes:
- the LOC107485900 gene encoding ALBINO3-like protein 2, chloroplastic is translated as SLSLLSVPRVLTSQRHVPSHPPPPPLSTHPSLSRAPPFAFLGTRAFSTHFPGDSQRDADSLRVESEVDSELLRAIGDAASTGGGGEDDRIFPVRTLISMLDAYHDVSGFPWWIIIVSSTLALRIVLLFPLVLTLHKVKRIAEFFPKLPPPIPPPFSGKSYRRQFQFFQKKRKEVGCPSYVWPLLPIITQLPCFFLWMISIRKMSLDGHPGFSCGGALWFQNLTELSHDYSGFIFPILIASLHYINVQISFRKPVVEEARDIFDLLAKYYKWYLDFLTLPIAFIGFCIPQGSQLYWATNSSLTLIQHYALRHPVVLAKLGLQDNKSQKAAIEEGGDSKATKEFLSPGNNPIDSPEKWHKFPIEEMSPEALVALAIPFMNSNDKESAIPLLKHALDKDPQYVRALVLMGRILLLKQSNDEANEYFERAISKLYHAGLPTDAEDLDLLILSSQWAGTACERQGKKAEGRVHFERIANMEEPRDPTSKRYYFDGLLLLASSLYDEGNKEEAAKYLRLVVAYNPSYQKFLDQCERNDDDDDGDDDDIVTDLANSRREL